In the Saccharococcus thermophilus genome, ATAAGCGGACCTGGCCGAAGTTATTTTCACTCCCATCCAAGATAAATACCGTGCGTTTTACACCGTTTTCTTTGATCAGCAGCTGGAACTTACAGACCATCTTAGTATTTGTCATTATTTTTATTACGTGCATCTCTTCCTCGACGATTGCGTATATCGGTTATGAAAAAAACACGCAAGTTGTCATCCGCTCCATCGAACAACAAATGCAACTGTCAACCGAGGTAATGATTGAAAAAATCTCAATGTTAAAATCTTCAACCACCAATGAGGAATTTTATAAAAAGCTATCCTACGTACTAACGCTGAATCAGCGTAAGTTTAATTCCCTCGGCTTGCAGCCGATGCAATTTGTCATTACAAAAGAAAAAGGAGTTGAAAAGTTAGGGGATTTTTCAAGCCCATTGCCATCTTTACCTCGTTCAGTCATCGAGCAAATAGAAAAACAGAAGCATGGAATCCTCCATTTTCAAGGATTGACTTTATCATTTGCACCTTCTGTTGATTTAAACAATCAAATATATGTTTTAGCTCTCCAAAAAGAAGACTATTTGCAGTCTGTTTTGGAATATAGACGGATTAGTATTCAAGTTTCGTTGCTCACCATATTGCTCACTAGCTTTATTGTGCTTCCATCGCTCAACAAATCGCTGGAAACATGGAACATGTAGCGGCCGTTACTCAGCAGCAAAGCGCTTCAATGAATGAGGTTTTACATGCTTCCCAATCATTAACCCAACTCGTCGATCAATTAAATGGACTTCTACAAACATTTAAAGTATGACCTATTTGTCCTAGGAACCAAAACGTTCCTAGGAAATTTTTTATTGCCTGGGTCTTTAGTTGAATTATAAACGCGCACAATATACAATGGAGAATTAGGAAGGATGTGTCAAGGATGAATGTGTTTGTGCAACTATGGAAAAGTTTATACTCGCCAAAAGATATTGCTCGCTTTCGCTTTCAAGGAATCGGGAAAACAATCGGCTATGTATTTTTATTAACGTTTCTTTCCGTCTTGCCGATGACCTATTACTTAACGACTTCTTTTATTGATGGGATCCGCAACACAAACGCTCTTTTGGAAAATGACCTTCCGCCGTTCACGATCGAAAACGGACAATTGCATTCCTCTGCCAACAAACCGATTCATATTGATCAACACGGTTTTACCATCATTTTTGACAGCACTGGCCAAGTCGCACCAGTGGATGTAGAACGCTTTAACAACGCAATCGGTCTTTTAAAGCATGAGGCGGTATTCGTCGCCAATCACCAAGTGCAGTATTATAATTATTCTGCCTTTCCGGATATGAAAATCACCAATAAAGATGTGCGCTCCTTTATCGCAACGATACAGTCGCTATTGCCTGTCTTCATCCCGCTGTTATTTCTCATGATTTATTTATTTGCGAGCGCAAGTAAATTGATTGGCATTTGTA is a window encoding:
- a CDS encoding DUF1189 domain-containing protein translates to MNVFVQLWKSLYSPKDIARFRFQGIGKTIGYVFLLTFLSVLPMTYYLTTSFIDGIRNTNALLENDLPPFTIENGQLHSSANKPIHIDQHGFTIIFDSTGQVAPVDVERFNNAIGLLKHEAVFVANHQVQYYNYSAFPDMKITNKDVRSFIATIQSLLPVFIPLLFLMIYLFASASKLIGICILAFFGLILRGVLEKKLQYRHTWIMSAYSVTLSTVFFTIMEALQTAVPYPPFIHWFVSIVVLFLAIKEVPSANPQNE